Proteins found in one Parasteatoda tepidariorum isolate YZ-2023 chromosome 7, CAS_Ptep_4.0, whole genome shotgun sequence genomic segment:
- the LOC107455640 gene encoding uncharacterized protein isoform X1, with product MTTFSTAFSVMKNICGNLCNGFMVVSRTEPNGIPFESQLDPLRPSSSISFKDNPFLKVIVVIVLTSIVFILLIAGTATTAISYPPEPPKWKHKQAESEDQEDVLISVHTALDGDYKLLGPLLLMAGIFLFVVDAVLCSIVIREAYYTSRSIRPSIDVSPGSISVLGGPFFLAVPNPGNQQEMTSFALSRQLWAMPNAPTPDFSIDGCGMKGSRMRPSTATIGHSHQPPFNPDIALPKSPEKS from the exons atgactACTTTTAGCACAGCTTTTAGTGTTATG aaaaatatttgcgGCAACCTTTGCAATGGTTTTATGGTTGTCTCAAGAACTGAGCCGAATGGAATACCCTTTGAAAGCCAATTGGATCCACTCCGACCTAGTTCATCCATTAGCTTCAAAGACAATCCTTTCCTCAAAGTCATCGTCGTCATTGTCCTTACCAGCATAGTTTTCATTCTCTTGATTGCAGGCACAGCTACCACAGCGATCTCTTACCCGCCCGAGCCTCCAAAATGGAAACACAAGCAAGCAGAGAGCGAAGACCAGGAAGATGTTCTAATCAGTGTTCACACGGCACTTGATGGTGATTACAAACTTTTGGGTCCCCTTTTGCTGATGGCgggaatatttctttttgttgttgatgCAGTCTTATGTTCCATTGTAATCAGGGAAGCGTATTACACGTCCAGAAGTATTCGTCCAAGTATAGATGTTTCGCCAGGCTCAATATCTGTTTTGGGTGGACCCTTTTTTTTAGCTGTACCGAACCCAGGAAACCAACAAGAAATGACATCCTTTGCATTGTCGAGACAACTGTGGGCAATGCCAAATGCCCCCACTCCAGATTTTAGCATTGATGGCTGTGGCATGAAAGGTTCGAGAATGAGACCATCTACTGCTACAATCGGACATAGTCATCAGCCTCCTTTTAATCCAGATATTGCTTTACCGAAGTCACCagagaaatcataa
- the LOC107455640 gene encoding uncharacterized protein isoform X3 — MKNICGNLCNGFMVVSRTEPNGIPFESQLDPLRPSSSISFKDNPFLKVIVVIVLTSIVFILLIAGTATTAISYPPEPPKWKHKQAESEDQEDVLISVHTALDGDYKLLGPLLLMAGIFLFVVDAVLCSIVIREAYYTSRSIRPSIDVSPGSISVLGGPFFLAVPNPGNQQEMTSFALSRQLWAMPNAPTPDFSIDGCGMKGSRMRPSTATIGHSHQPPFNPDIALPKSPEKS; from the coding sequence aaaaatatttgcgGCAACCTTTGCAATGGTTTTATGGTTGTCTCAAGAACTGAGCCGAATGGAATACCCTTTGAAAGCCAATTGGATCCACTCCGACCTAGTTCATCCATTAGCTTCAAAGACAATCCTTTCCTCAAAGTCATCGTCGTCATTGTCCTTACCAGCATAGTTTTCATTCTCTTGATTGCAGGCACAGCTACCACAGCGATCTCTTACCCGCCCGAGCCTCCAAAATGGAAACACAAGCAAGCAGAGAGCGAAGACCAGGAAGATGTTCTAATCAGTGTTCACACGGCACTTGATGGTGATTACAAACTTTTGGGTCCCCTTTTGCTGATGGCgggaatatttctttttgttgttgatgCAGTCTTATGTTCCATTGTAATCAGGGAAGCGTATTACACGTCCAGAAGTATTCGTCCAAGTATAGATGTTTCGCCAGGCTCAATATCTGTTTTGGGTGGACCCTTTTTTTTAGCTGTACCGAACCCAGGAAACCAACAAGAAATGACATCCTTTGCATTGTCGAGACAACTGTGGGCAATGCCAAATGCCCCCACTCCAGATTTTAGCATTGATGGCTGTGGCATGAAAGGTTCGAGAATGAGACCATCTACTGCTACAATCGGACATAGTCATCAGCCTCCTTTTAATCCAGATATTGCTTTACCGAAGTCACCagagaaatcataa
- the LOC107455640 gene encoding uncharacterized protein isoform X2, whose product MVVSRTEPNGIPFESQLDPLRPSSSISFKDNPFLKVIVVIVLTSIVFILLIAGTATTAISYPPEPPKWKHKQAESEDQEDVLISVHTALDGDYKLLGPLLLMAGIFLFVVDAVLCSIVIREAYYTSRSIRPSIDVSPGSISVLGGPFFLAVPNPGNQQEMTSFALSRQLWAMPNAPTPDFSIDGCGMKGSRMRPSTATIGHSHQPPFNPDIALPKSPEKS is encoded by the coding sequence ATGGTTGTCTCAAGAACTGAGCCGAATGGAATACCCTTTGAAAGCCAATTGGATCCACTCCGACCTAGTTCATCCATTAGCTTCAAAGACAATCCTTTCCTCAAAGTCATCGTCGTCATTGTCCTTACCAGCATAGTTTTCATTCTCTTGATTGCAGGCACAGCTACCACAGCGATCTCTTACCCGCCCGAGCCTCCAAAATGGAAACACAAGCAAGCAGAGAGCGAAGACCAGGAAGATGTTCTAATCAGTGTTCACACGGCACTTGATGGTGATTACAAACTTTTGGGTCCCCTTTTGCTGATGGCgggaatatttctttttgttgttgatgCAGTCTTATGTTCCATTGTAATCAGGGAAGCGTATTACACGTCCAGAAGTATTCGTCCAAGTATAGATGTTTCGCCAGGCTCAATATCTGTTTTGGGTGGACCCTTTTTTTTAGCTGTACCGAACCCAGGAAACCAACAAGAAATGACATCCTTTGCATTGTCGAGACAACTGTGGGCAATGCCAAATGCCCCCACTCCAGATTTTAGCATTGATGGCTGTGGCATGAAAGGTTCGAGAATGAGACCATCTACTGCTACAATCGGACATAGTCATCAGCCTCCTTTTAATCCAGATATTGCTTTACCGAAGTCACCagagaaatcataa